In the Bacteroidota bacterium genome, one interval contains:
- a CDS encoding ATP-binding protein, with amino-acid sequence MIIRQLQKIIDKYFFKGKIIVIYGARQVGKTTLIKSIININDSDTMFLNCDDPPVIETLTNINLAEIELLIAKKKIIFIDEAQRIKNIGLSLKLIIDNFPEKQVVVTGSSSFDLANEINEPLTGRNFELTLTPISVSEIINHNDFLFLKSSLKYRIVYGMYPEVVMKHENAKQILTNLSSNYLYKDIFTWQRIRKPEIIQKLLKALALQIGSEVSYSEISNMLGISKDTVASYIQLLEQAFVIFRLSSFNRNLRTELKHKNKIYFWDIGIRNAILNNFLPFDDRTDKGAMWENFVIAERIKLNLNKDIKANYYFWRTHQQQEIDFIEETENETCSFEIKWNADKKVRIPKKFTENYPDIPVKIINSKNFFEILV; translated from the coding sequence ATGATAATAAGGCAACTACAGAAAATTATTGACAAATATTTTTTCAAAGGGAAAATAATAGTAATCTATGGAGCAAGGCAGGTCGGAAAAACGACCCTTATAAAATCAATAATAAATATAAATGACAGTGATACAATGTTTCTCAACTGCGATGATCCTCCTGTTATAGAAACTCTCACCAACATTAATCTAGCTGAAATAGAACTGCTCATTGCCAAGAAAAAAATAATATTTATTGACGAAGCTCAACGAATAAAAAATATTGGACTTTCACTAAAATTGATAATAGACAATTTCCCTGAAAAACAAGTAGTTGTAACCGGTTCATCCTCCTTCGATTTGGCGAATGAAATTAACGAACCACTCACTGGACGAAACTTTGAACTGACGCTTACTCCAATTTCTGTTTCGGAGATAATAAATCATAACGATTTCCTATTTCTGAAAAGCTCGCTAAAATATCGCATCGTTTACGGAATGTATCCGGAAGTTGTGATGAAACACGAAAATGCCAAACAAATATTAACAAATTTATCTTCAAACTACTTATACAAAGACATTTTCACCTGGCAAAGGATAAGAAAGCCGGAAATCATTCAAAAGTTATTAAAGGCTTTAGCTTTACAAATTGGTAGCGAAGTTTCTTACAGCGAAATTTCAAATATGCTCGGTATTTCAAAAGATACTGTTGCAAGTTATATTCAACTACTTGAACAAGCTTTTGTCATTTTCAGGTTAAGTTCTTTTAATCGGAATTTACGAACAGAATTGAAACATAAGAATAAAATATATTTTTGGGACATAGGAATACGAAATGCAATTTTAAACAATTTCCTGCCTTTCGATGACAGAACAGACAAGGGAGCAATGTGGGAGAATTTTGTAATTGCTGAGCGCATAAAACTAAATTTGAATAAAGATATTAAAGCAAATTATTATTTCTGGCGAACACACCAACAACAAGAAATTGATTTCATTGAAGAAACAGAAAACGAAACCTGCTCATTCGAAATAAAATGGAATGCCGACAAAAAAGTAAGAATCCCTAAGAAATTTACAGAGAATTATCCCGACATACCGGTAAAAATCATTAATAGCAAAAACTTTTTTGAAATTTTGGTTTAG
- a CDS encoding rhomboid family intramembrane serine protease, producing MNREKIKIKHSILFPGLFLLFIWLVKLSEFILKISFSDFGIYPQKLKGLIGIVASPLIHGSFEHLISNSVPLFLLSVGLFYFYRNVAWKVFFLIYFMTGLWVWVGAREAYHIGASGLVYGLASFLFTSGLLLRNPRMTALSMLVAFLYGGMIWGIFPMDKKISWESHMFGLIAGVVLAFYYKKQGPQRKKFDWEDEEDESEIQIDSESTSKNSIEIKYHYNEENKND from the coding sequence ATGAATAGAGAAAAAATAAAGATAAAACATAGTATTCTTTTTCCCGGATTGTTTTTACTTTTTATTTGGCTTGTCAAACTTAGTGAGTTTATTCTTAAAATAAGCTTTTCTGATTTTGGTATTTATCCACAAAAACTCAAAGGATTAATTGGAATAGTTGCCTCGCCTCTTATTCATGGTAGTTTTGAGCATTTGATTTCAAATTCAGTTCCACTGTTTTTGTTAAGTGTTGGACTTTTCTATTTTTATAGAAATGTTGCATGGAAAGTTTTTTTTCTAATTTATTTTATGACTGGGCTTTGGGTTTGGGTTGGTGCCAGAGAAGCCTATCATATTGGTGCCAGTGGCTTGGTCTATGGTTTAGCTTCATTTCTTTTCACAAGTGGATTATTGTTACGAAATCCCAGAATGACTGCTTTGTCTATGTTAGTTGCATTTTTATATGGCGGAATGATTTGGGGCATTTTCCCAATGGATAAAAAAATTTCGTGGGAGTCGCATATGTTTGGTCTTATTGCAGGTGTAGTATTGGCGTTTTACTATAAAAAGCAAGGACCGCAACGTAAAAAATTTGATTGGGAAGATGAGGAAGACGAAAGTGAAATTCAAATAGATAGTGAATCGACAAGCAAAAATTCTATTGAAATAAAATATCATTATAATGAAGAAAACAAAAATGATTAA
- a CDS encoding protein-L-isoaspartate(D-aspartate) O-methyltransferase, with the protein MEDTLRHKGLRRRLIEEIEAKGISDKNVLNAMYKVPRHFFMESGLQKYSYKDQAFPIAAGQTISQPYTVAFQTQLLNIKNGDKVLEIGTGSGYQTAILMELGAKVYTIERQYELFLKVKTFLSNLGYNPHLFFGDGFKGQANYGPFDKILITAAAPFIPEDLKNQMGIGGTMVLPLGKNSQVMQKIEKTGENQFRTSNHGYFSFVPMLGGTEGR; encoded by the coding sequence ATGGAAGATACTCTACGCCATAAAGGACTAAGGAGAAGATTGATTGAAGAAATTGAAGCAAAAGGTATTTCAGATAAAAATGTGCTAAATGCCATGTATAAAGTGCCTCGGCATTTTTTTATGGAATCAGGATTGCAGAAATATTCATATAAAGATCAGGCATTTCCAATTGCAGCCGGTCAAACCATTTCTCAACCATATACTGTTGCTTTTCAAACACAATTGTTAAACATCAAAAATGGTGATAAAGTTCTTGAAATTGGAACAGGTTCCGGTTATCAAACTGCAATTTTGATGGAGCTTGGAGCAAAAGTTTATACTATAGAACGGCAATATGAATTATTCCTAAAAGTGAAAACATTTCTTTCAAACCTGGGATATAATCCACATCTGTTTTTTGGAGATGGCTTCAAAGGACAAGCAAATTACGGACCTTTTGATAAAATTCTGATTACAGCTGCTGCACCCTTTATTCCGGAAGATTTGAAAAATCAAATGGGAATCGGTGGAACTATGGTTCTGCCACTTGGCAAAAATTCGCAAGTGATGCAAAAAATAGAAAAAACAGGCGAAAATCAGTTTAGAACCAGCAATCATGGGTATTTTTCTTTTGTGCCTATGCTTGGGGGCACTGAGGGGAGGTAG